From Streptomyces durmitorensis, a single genomic window includes:
- a CDS encoding tryptophanase produces MEPYRIKVVEPIAFTTRAEREAALKRVAYNPFDLRADEVTIDLLSDSGTGAISADQLAAGMHGDESYAGSRSYYRWHEVVSELTGYPHILPTHQGRAAERILFAALLKPGTSVLSNTHFDTTRANVELTGCQAYDLPCAEAKDLDSDYPFKGNIDLIALEQALENAHQAPVAAVLMTITNNGGGGQPVSMENLYRTAELCRRHDVPLILDAARFAENAWLVTQREPGYANRTPRQVAEEAFRLADGCVMSAKKDGIVHIGGFIGLKDPELAEKCAGLLIATEGFTTYGGLAGRDLDMMARGLVEVTEPAYLAERADIAAYLAERIREAGVDIVEPAGLHALYVNAGRLLPHIPPHQYPGTALVCELYLRGGIRSAELGSLYLGEEDEQGNSIKTAPYELVRLALPRRVYTRSHYDHVAATLADIAKNPESVHGYRIVGQSPILRHFSIKLEPVQSGG; encoded by the coding sequence GTGGAGCCGTACCGCATCAAAGTTGTAGAGCCGATCGCGTTCACCACCCGGGCGGAGCGCGAGGCCGCGCTGAAGCGGGTCGCTTACAACCCCTTCGATCTGCGTGCCGACGAGGTCACCATCGACCTGCTGAGCGACTCGGGGACCGGTGCCATCTCCGCGGACCAGCTCGCCGCGGGCATGCACGGCGACGAGTCCTACGCCGGCAGCCGCAGCTACTACCGGTGGCACGAGGTCGTCTCCGAACTCACCGGATACCCCCACATCCTGCCGACACACCAGGGCCGCGCCGCCGAGCGCATCCTGTTCGCCGCCCTGCTCAAGCCCGGCACGAGCGTGCTGTCCAACACCCACTTCGACACCACCCGCGCCAACGTCGAACTGACCGGCTGCCAGGCCTACGACCTGCCCTGCGCCGAGGCGAAGGACCTCGACAGCGATTACCCGTTCAAGGGCAACATCGACCTGATCGCCCTTGAGCAGGCGTTGGAGAACGCGCATCAAGCGCCCGTGGCGGCCGTGCTGATGACCATCACCAACAATGGTGGCGGTGGCCAGCCGGTCAGCATGGAGAACCTGTACCGGACCGCCGAACTGTGCCGCCGCCACGACGTCCCCCTGATCCTGGATGCCGCACGTTTCGCGGAGAACGCCTGGCTGGTGACCCAGCGCGAGCCCGGCTACGCCAACCGCACCCCCCGCCAGGTCGCCGAAGAAGCCTTCCGCCTCGCGGACGGCTGCGTCATGAGCGCGAAGAAGGACGGCATCGTCCACATCGGCGGCTTCATCGGTCTCAAGGACCCTGAACTCGCCGAGAAGTGCGCGGGCCTGCTCATCGCCACCGAGGGCTTCACCACCTACGGCGGCCTGGCCGGCCGTGACCTCGACATGATGGCCCGCGGACTTGTGGAAGTCACCGAACCGGCCTACCTCGCCGAACGCGCCGACATTGCCGCCTACCTCGCCGAGCGCATCCGCGAGGCCGGAGTCGACATCGTGGAGCCGGCAGGCCTGCACGCCCTCTACGTCAACGCCGGGCGGCTGTTGCCCCACATCCCCCCGCACCAGTACCCGGGCACCGCACTGGTCTGTGAGCTCTACCTACGCGGAGGCATCCGCTCGGCGGAGCTGGGCAGCCTGTACCTCGGGGAAGAGGACGAACAAGGCAACTCCATCAAGACCGCACCTTATGAACTCGTGCGGCTGGCACTCCCCCGTCGGGTCTACACCCGCAGCCACTACGACCATGTCGCCGCCACCCTGGCCGACATAGCCAAAAACCCCGAATCGGTGCACGGCTACCGCATCGTGGGTCAGTCGCCGATCCTTCGCCATTTCAGCATCAAGCTGGAGCCCGTGCAGTCCGGCGGCTGA
- a CDS encoding tryptophan dimethylallyltransferase family protein, whose translation MTSLPEAGIPADEPGKATLGDHVLGQLQRLGAAVGLSEADTALYGQVLLDSLADSARRPLSLPPASPSFLSDDHTPVEFSLACTSDAAPALRVLVEPGWTHEDMGDSGRAGLEAIHAMAARWNFSTHQLDALHDLFLPATAEGPLSLWYALDLRAGGVPGVKVYLNPSAAGPEHAAHTVQEALRRLGYDKAFAQLPPAAGYPFLALDLGSWESPRVKVYVKHPRMSADDACALGHASGAAAADIRRFFHAAAGPLPPSGQHGDSTPRLLRRSALTCHSFTESDSDPSGFTLHIPVRDYVRDDEEALDRATTLLTRFGMDPTVLRRSLRALTQRQLTDGVGLIAYLALVYERNRQPRITAYLSSEAYLTRAPTEQYAQVGLLAAQRTQSALNSGRKAADHAIPHTAPKEVTWSRTASKL comes from the coding sequence ATGACGTCCCTGCCGGAGGCGGGCATACCGGCAGACGAACCCGGTAAGGCCACGCTCGGCGATCACGTGCTGGGTCAACTACAGCGCCTCGGCGCCGCGGTGGGCCTGAGCGAGGCGGACACCGCGCTGTACGGGCAGGTCCTGCTCGACTCCCTCGCGGACTCCGCCCGGCGACCGTTGTCTCTGCCCCCGGCGTCGCCCAGCTTCCTCTCCGACGACCACACCCCCGTCGAGTTCTCCCTGGCCTGCACGTCGGACGCCGCCCCGGCACTGCGGGTGCTCGTGGAGCCCGGATGGACCCACGAGGACATGGGCGACAGCGGCCGCGCCGGACTCGAGGCCATCCACGCGATGGCCGCCCGCTGGAACTTTTCCACCCATCAACTCGACGCCCTGCACGACTTGTTCCTCCCCGCCACGGCCGAGGGGCCGCTGTCCCTGTGGTACGCGCTCGATCTGCGCGCGGGAGGGGTCCCCGGCGTCAAGGTCTATCTGAACCCCTCCGCCGCCGGACCCGAGCACGCTGCACACACCGTGCAAGAGGCGTTACGCCGACTTGGCTACGACAAGGCCTTCGCGCAGCTTCCCCCCGCGGCGGGCTATCCGTTCCTCGCACTGGACCTGGGCTCCTGGGAGTCACCTCGCGTCAAGGTCTACGTGAAGCACCCGCGTATGTCGGCCGACGACGCCTGCGCGCTCGGCCATGCCTCCGGGGCCGCAGCGGCAGACATCCGCCGCTTCTTCCACGCGGCCGCCGGACCCCTCCCGCCATCCGGGCAGCACGGGGACAGTACGCCGCGCCTGCTGCGGCGGTCCGCGCTCACCTGCCATTCCTTCACCGAAAGCGACAGCGACCCCAGCGGCTTCACGCTCCACATCCCCGTCCGTGACTACGTGCGCGACGACGAGGAGGCCCTCGACCGGGCAACCACCCTGCTCACCCGGTTCGGCATGGACCCCACGGTCCTGCGCCGGAGCCTGCGCGCTCTCACACAGCGACAGCTCACCGACGGTGTGGGGCTGATCGCCTACCTCGCTCTCGTGTACGAGCGAAACCGGCAGCCCCGCATCACGGCCTATCTGTCCTCTGAGGCCTATCTGACCAGGGCGCCGACAGAGCAGTACGCGCAAGTCGGCCTGTTAGCTGCACAACGCACCCAGAGCGCTCTGAACTCCGGTCGCAAGGCCGCCGATCATGCCATCCCGCACACCGCACCAAAGGAAGTCACGTGGAGCCGTACCGCATCAAAGTTGTAG
- a CDS encoding cytochrome P450: MTTPPVPPPGCPAHGSGQRISLDTPEFAANPHAYYRYMHQLGPTAPVTIAPGVEATLVTDYNAALELLQDPTTFRKDARRWRALNEGLIRPDSPVLPLLAYRPNCMFTDGAEHVRLRQAITESFARVSNSRLSRIVNQAAQFLINQFSARGSADLLRDYAQQLPLYVFNELFGCPAEIGDRVLFGISGMFDGVNAEQASQVLLQAVGELVALKRVHPGEDITSYLMQHPAQLTDEELAHTLVLLLGAGGEPEGNLIGNAFYTMLTVEEYARNGQFDKALDDTLWRNAPMSNYAPHYPVSDTDVAGDKVRAGELVLVSFGAANTALADQGADTRGHLAWSAGPHACPSKEPARLIALTGLEALFNALPDVELAVPADSLAWRPGPFNRALASLPVRFGAVTPRPAAAPEPTAASPRHQAHPPLAPTPTPTPAEPQATGKPARWSSFVRWLTGQ, from the coding sequence ATGACAACCCCTCCCGTACCTCCGCCCGGCTGCCCCGCACACGGCAGCGGGCAGCGCATATCCCTTGACACCCCGGAGTTCGCCGCCAACCCGCACGCGTACTACCGTTACATGCACCAGCTCGGCCCCACGGCGCCGGTCACCATCGCGCCCGGCGTGGAGGCGACCCTGGTGACCGACTACAACGCGGCTCTTGAGCTGCTGCAGGATCCCACTACCTTCCGCAAGGACGCGCGCCGCTGGCGTGCGCTCAACGAGGGCCTCATCCGCCCCGACAGCCCGGTCCTGCCGTTGCTGGCCTACCGGCCGAACTGCATGTTCACCGACGGCGCCGAGCACGTGCGACTGCGGCAGGCCATCACCGAGAGCTTCGCCCGCGTCAGCAACAGCCGGCTGAGCCGCATCGTCAACCAGGCCGCCCAGTTCCTCATCAACCAGTTCAGCGCTCGCGGCAGTGCCGACCTGCTCAGGGACTACGCGCAACAGCTCCCCCTGTACGTCTTCAACGAACTCTTCGGCTGCCCGGCGGAGATCGGCGACCGGGTCCTGTTCGGCATCTCCGGCATGTTCGACGGCGTCAATGCCGAGCAGGCCAGCCAGGTCCTGCTCCAGGCGGTCGGCGAGCTGGTGGCACTCAAGCGCGTCCATCCCGGGGAGGACATCACGTCCTACCTGATGCAGCACCCGGCACAGCTGACCGACGAGGAACTGGCGCACACGCTGGTGCTGCTCCTCGGCGCGGGCGGCGAGCCGGAAGGCAACCTCATCGGCAACGCCTTCTACACGATGCTGACCGTTGAGGAGTACGCGCGCAACGGGCAGTTCGACAAGGCCCTCGATGACACCCTGTGGCGTAACGCGCCCATGTCCAACTACGCGCCGCACTACCCGGTCTCCGACACAGACGTGGCCGGCGACAAGGTCCGCGCCGGTGAGCTGGTCCTGGTGTCCTTCGGTGCCGCCAATACGGCGCTCGCGGACCAGGGGGCCGACACCCGCGGTCACCTGGCCTGGAGCGCAGGCCCGCACGCCTGCCCGTCCAAGGAACCGGCCAGGCTCATCGCCCTGACCGGCCTGGAGGCTCTGTTCAACGCGCTGCCGGACGTTGAACTCGCGGTCCCCGCGGACAGCCTCGCCTGGCGGCCCGGCCCCTTCAACCGAGCTCTGGCCAGCCTGCCCGTCCGCTTCGGTGCGGTCACCCCGCGCCCCGCGGCCGCGCCCGAGCCGACGGCCGCGTCCCCTCGCCACCAGGCGCACCCTCCCCTAGCGCCCACACCCACGCCCACGCCTGCGGAGCCGCAGGCCACCGGCAAGCCGGCGCGCTGGAGCAGCTTCGTGAGGTGGCTGACGGGCCAGTAG
- a CDS encoding GTP-binding protein gives MVSRLSLSEDAYVRSGAQQTAVKILVVGHFAVGKTTLIGSLSEIAPLSTEEQMTSLSERVDDLKGVQGKTTTTVALDFGRLTLSERIVLYLFGSPGQQRFVNLWDDMARGALGALVLVDPERLADSFEVMDLVESYGLDFAVALNQFDGSAVHTPEAVREALDLLPDTPVVTIDARDKASSVNALITMVRYLQKRAALEHA, from the coding sequence ATGGTCTCAAGGCTCTCTCTGTCTGAGGACGCCTACGTGCGCAGCGGTGCACAGCAGACTGCGGTGAAAATCCTGGTCGTCGGGCACTTCGCCGTCGGCAAGACCACTCTGATCGGCTCGCTCTCCGAGATCGCGCCGCTGTCCACCGAGGAGCAGATGACGAGCCTCTCGGAGAGAGTCGACGACCTCAAGGGAGTGCAGGGGAAGACCACGACGACGGTCGCCCTGGACTTCGGTCGCCTGACCCTCAGCGAGCGCATCGTGCTGTATCTGTTCGGGTCACCGGGCCAGCAGCGGTTCGTCAATCTGTGGGACGACATGGCCCGCGGAGCGCTGGGCGCCCTGGTCCTGGTGGACCCCGAGCGACTGGCCGACAGTTTCGAGGTCATGGATCTGGTCGAGAGCTACGGCCTCGACTTCGCTGTGGCCCTCAACCAGTTCGACGGCAGCGCGGTACACACCCCCGAAGCAGTCCGGGAGGCGCTCGATCTGCTGCCCGACACCCCGGTCGTCACCATCGACGCGCGCGACAAAGCGTCGTCCGTCAACGCCCTGATCACCATGGTCCGCTATCTGCAAAAGCGCGCCGCCCTGGAGCACGCATGA
- a CDS encoding DUF742 domain-containing protein → MTDPDRTEPELVSEAGELVRPYVITRGRDLLDEGAFALITLVTTSTDEQQRPQRLSPEEQQILEMCSSGYLSVAEIAAHSQLPLGVVKVLLSSLAEGGYLVTRAPVPSARLANKALLQEVLDGLKALSV, encoded by the coding sequence ATGACGGATCCGGACCGCACCGAGCCCGAGCTCGTGTCCGAGGCCGGCGAATTAGTCCGGCCCTATGTCATCACCCGTGGACGTGACCTGCTCGACGAGGGCGCGTTCGCCCTCATCACCCTCGTCACGACATCCACCGATGAGCAGCAGCGCCCCCAGCGGCTCTCGCCCGAGGAGCAGCAGATCCTGGAGATGTGCTCCAGCGGCTACCTCTCGGTCGCTGAGATCGCCGCCCATTCTCAGCTGCCTCTGGGTGTCGTCAAGGTGCTGCTCAGTTCCCTCGCCGAGGGGGGCTATCTGGTCACCCGTGCGCCGGTTCCCTCGGCTCGTCTCGCCAACAAGGCCTTGCTTCAGGAGGTGCTCGATGGTCTCAAGGCTCTCTCTGTCTGA
- a CDS encoding roadblock/LC7 domain-containing protein yields the protein MSDDLSWMLEDALAIPHALHAVLISADGLQMSRTAEIGRDDADKVAAAVSGLQSLSRSVGFFCGDDGTTWRQTLIEFDGGWVFLNAAGGGSYLAVAASAEVDMGDITYRMQQLVSRLGKAMSTARRTDTVTS from the coding sequence GTGAGCGACGACCTGTCCTGGATGCTCGAGGACGCGCTGGCGATTCCCCATGCCCTGCACGCGGTCCTGATCTCTGCTGACGGCCTGCAGATGTCCCGCACCGCGGAGATCGGCCGGGACGACGCCGACAAGGTGGCCGCCGCCGTGAGCGGACTGCAGTCGCTCAGCCGGTCCGTCGGATTCTTTTGTGGTGACGACGGCACGACCTGGCGCCAGACGCTCATCGAGTTCGACGGTGGCTGGGTGTTCCTGAATGCCGCAGGAGGTGGCTCCTACCTCGCCGTGGCAGCGTCCGCCGAGGTCGACATGGGAGACATCACGTATCGGATGCAGCAGCTGGTCAGCCGACTGGGCAAGGCCATGTCGACCGCCCGCCGCACCGACACGGTCACCTCATGA
- a CDS encoding ATP-binding protein, with protein MTILQDPTVWALAAGVPVATMVVVRQRKTTESLRRQKRGLESDLTELQGSHADLQSTIAELRRGYDEVVRQAKEEAENATNTVLKSAMQTLQGLAAEQQRAISGLQKKYGDSAVLRDLLDVDHMNSQFNRRAQSIAVLCGGWLGRQRDAASIYDVIRAAQGRIRHYQRIDIASRVDIAVTSRAVEPVALTVAELLDNATSYSAPSSMVDVEVRTVPKGMCIVIDDAGVGMSEEEKTAATALLSSGSAVSVSELGNPPAFGFAVIGALCARFGFTVTIDSTSPYGGVRAVVMVPKELLTDMPEPARPAATQGANAGTGDSGSAPATTAGDLPRRQNKRRAMALVPDNQPDEATAPPARSAEARVAAMGAFQRGTLSGRSAGVPAAERDTPADTHEGFDAP; from the coding sequence ATGACAATTTTGCAGGATCCGACGGTCTGGGCGCTTGCTGCCGGCGTCCCTGTCGCCACCATGGTGGTCGTTCGCCAGCGAAAAACGACTGAGTCGTTGCGCCGTCAGAAGCGGGGACTCGAAAGCGATCTGACCGAACTTCAGGGCAGCCACGCTGACCTCCAGTCCACCATCGCAGAGCTCCGCAGGGGCTACGACGAGGTGGTCCGACAGGCAAAGGAAGAGGCGGAGAACGCCACCAATACCGTACTGAAGTCTGCGATGCAGACCCTTCAGGGCCTCGCGGCGGAACAGCAGCGGGCCATCTCCGGGCTGCAGAAGAAGTACGGCGATTCGGCCGTGCTGCGGGATCTTCTGGACGTCGACCACATGAACTCGCAGTTCAACCGGCGTGCACAGTCCATTGCCGTGCTCTGCGGCGGGTGGCTCGGCCGGCAGCGGGATGCGGCATCCATCTACGACGTGATCCGCGCAGCTCAGGGCCGTATCCGGCACTACCAGCGCATCGACATCGCCTCGCGGGTGGACATCGCGGTGACCAGCCGCGCCGTCGAGCCGGTCGCGCTGACGGTGGCCGAACTGCTCGACAACGCCACCAGCTATTCGGCGCCGTCCTCCATGGTCGACGTCGAAGTGCGGACGGTGCCCAAGGGCATGTGCATCGTGATCGACGATGCAGGCGTCGGGATGAGCGAGGAAGAGAAGACGGCCGCCACAGCTCTGCTGTCCAGTGGGTCCGCGGTGAGCGTCTCCGAACTCGGCAATCCTCCCGCGTTCGGTTTCGCGGTGATCGGTGCGCTGTGCGCGCGCTTCGGGTTCACGGTCACCATCGACAGCACTTCTCCCTACGGCGGCGTCCGAGCGGTGGTGATGGTGCCGAAGGAGTTGTTGACCGACATGCCGGAACCCGCGAGGCCCGCCGCAACGCAAGGGGCCAACGCGGGCACAGGGGACAGCGGTTCGGCTCCCGCGACGACGGCGGGCGACCTGCCCCGGCGACAGAACAAGCGCCGCGCCATGGCACTCGTGCCGGACAACCAGCCCGATGAAGCGACTGCGCCGCCGGCCCGGTCGGCGGAGGCACGGGTGGCGGCCATGGGCGCATTTCAGCGCGGCACTCTCAGCGGCCGAAGTGCGGGGGTACCGGCCGCCGAACGCGACACTCCTGCCGATACACACGAAGGATTCGATGCCCCGTGA
- a CDS encoding IS3 family transposase (programmed frameshift): MKHYPPEFKADAVALYESRPEATIRSVAADLGINPETLRNCVRAAGASRPRGRRSPEAAQPPAPLEAESAASRNKVRELEEEREILRKAAKYFAGGDALVNRFQCVADLQCRYGVKRLCSVLGVSRSSFSYWRRTAADRAARQAAEAQLAVRIRAVHQESDGTYGAPRITAELRETIGEAVNHKRVARIMRESGIEGVRLRRRHRTTIPDPAAARAPDLIVRDFTAAKPNTKYVGDITYLPIEGGKFSYLATVIDLASRRLAGWAIADHMRADLVVDALAAAVRTRGSLAGSIMHTDHGAQYTSNSSSAFVEACRSAGVRRSMSAVGSSADNALAESFNATFKRETLQGRKSWPGGREARLDAFRWLHRYNTRRRHSRLGQRSPIAFENAFHLTPTTLTPAA, from the exons ATGAAGCATTACCCGCCGGAGTTCAAGGCGGACGCGGTCGCGCTCTACGAGTCGCGGCCGGAGGCGACGATCAGGTCGGTCGCTGCCGATCTGGGGATCAACCCGGAGACGTTGCGGAACTGCGTGAGGGCTGCCGGAGCAAGCCGTCCGCGGGGACGCCGGTCGCCGGAGGCGGCCCAGCCGCCGGCCCCGCTGGAGGCGGAGAGCGCGGCTTCGCGGAACAAGGTCCGCGAGCTGGAGGAGGAACGCGAGATCCTGCGGAAGGCGGCAAAGTACTTCGCCGGGG GAGACGCGCTGGTGAACCGCTTCCAGTGCGTCGCTGACCTGCAGTGCCGCTACGGCGTGAAGCGGCTCTGCAGCGTCCTTGGCGTCAGCCGCTCGAGCTTCTCCTACTGGCGCCGGACAGCCGCCGACCGGGCCGCCCGGCAGGCGGCCGAGGCACAGCTGGCCGTCCGGATACGGGCGGTGCACCAGGAATCGGACGGCACCTACGGAGCGCCGAGGATCACCGCCGAGCTCCGGGAGACGATCGGTGAGGCGGTCAATCACAAGCGGGTCGCCAGGATCATGCGGGAGTCCGGGATCGAAGGGGTCCGGTTGCGCCGCCGGCACCGCACCACCATCCCCGATCCGGCTGCAGCCAGGGCCCCAGATCTGATCGTCCGCGACTTCACCGCAGCCAAGCCGAACACGAAGTACGTCGGCGACATCACCTACCTGCCCATCGAGGGCGGGAAGTTCTCCTACCTGGCGACCGTCATCGACCTCGCCTCGCGCCGTCTGGCCGGCTGGGCGATCGCCGACCACATGCGCGCGGACCTCGTGGTCGACGCCCTGGCCGCGGCCGTCCGCACCCGCGGCAGCCTCGCCGGATCGATCATGCACACCGACCACGGAGCCCAGTACACGAGCAACTCGAGCAGTGCCTTCGTTGAAGCCTGCAGGTCAGCAGGGGTCCGGCGAAGCATGAGCGCGGTCGGGTCCAGCGCGGACAACGCACTCGCCGAGTCTTTCAACGCAACCTTCAAACGCGAGACCCTGCAGGGACGCAAGAGCTGGCCAGGCGGGCGAGAGGCCCGACTCGACGCGTTCAGATGGCTCCACCGCTACAACACCCGGCGCCGACACTCCCGCCTCGGACAACGATCACCGATCGCCTTCGAGAACGCCTTCCACCTCACACCAACTACGCTGACACCAGCCGCATAA
- a CDS encoding helix-turn-helix transcriptional regulator, with protein sequence MAHPSPDDLTDAHPVRKDAFLVAEDEHLVQEAERIAVAIGRMFPGLCEVVLHDLRRPDSAIRAIENNLSGRQVGDSATELGLRRIADPDYPSVIQNYSNQFPDGRPAKSTSIGIKNADGRYVAALCLNLDVSTLSPLALTLANLVATDNENTGEALETLRDRTGRELRSAIDSFAAQRSSTPRSLNRDQKRELVRHLHHEGFFEARSSAQHIADRLGVSRATVYNYTK encoded by the coding sequence ATGGCACACCCCTCCCCAGACGATCTCACCGACGCACACCCCGTGCGGAAGGATGCATTTCTCGTAGCGGAGGACGAGCACCTGGTACAGGAAGCTGAGCGCATCGCCGTCGCCATCGGCCGCATGTTCCCGGGCCTGTGCGAAGTCGTCCTGCACGATCTGCGCCGACCCGACAGCGCCATCCGCGCCATCGAGAACAACCTCTCCGGGCGGCAGGTCGGCGACTCCGCCACTGAGTTGGGGCTGCGCCGCATCGCTGATCCCGACTACCCCAGCGTCATCCAGAACTACAGCAACCAGTTCCCCGACGGACGCCCGGCGAAGAGCACCTCGATCGGCATCAAGAACGCTGACGGGCGTTACGTCGCGGCACTCTGCCTGAACCTGGACGTCAGCACGCTGTCCCCGCTGGCACTGACCCTGGCCAACCTCGTCGCCACGGACAACGAAAATACGGGTGAGGCGTTGGAGACGCTGCGCGACCGCACGGGACGCGAACTGCGGTCGGCCATCGACTCCTTCGCGGCCCAGCGCTCCAGCACCCCCCGCAGCCTTAACCGCGACCAGAAGCGCGAACTGGTCCGGCATCTGCATCACGAGGGATTCTTTGAGGCCCGCAGTTCCGCACAGCACATCGCCGACCGGCTCGGCGTCTCCCGGGCAACTGTCTACAACTACACGAAATAG
- a CDS encoding threonine synthase — protein MNAEQHSAATAPDLYDRSGQRYPLDEPRWRGKDGSPLAVSALPGLRPEQIDTAERSLWRYHAALPVDAARRVSLGEGCTPMVPVDWAGRRVHFKLEWFNPTSSFKDRGVSVMMSHLVAHGADRVLEDSSGNGGSAVAAYAAAAGIRAKVIVPALTSEAKILQTRAYGAEVELVGGTRDEVADEAIRQSEQIPYASHNWHPMFLQGTKTIAYEMWESLGFTAPDNVVLVAGAGSNILGCDLAFGELLEAGQIDRRPRLFVGQPEHWATIADTFNGIAPSSRGERVPTIAEGASIARPVRLPEAVAAIRRSDGAAYAVPEAGIHTAVRALSARGLYAEPTSSVAAAALDHFLATGDIAPGETTVVVLTGAGLKSAEQLASVFAGPSD, from the coding sequence ATGAATGCCGAACAGCACTCAGCCGCCACTGCCCCCGACCTGTACGACCGGTCCGGACAGCGCTACCCCCTGGACGAGCCCCGCTGGCGGGGCAAGGACGGCAGCCCTCTCGCCGTCAGTGCACTGCCGGGCCTGCGGCCCGAGCAGATCGACACCGCCGAACGGTCCCTGTGGCGCTACCACGCGGCCCTGCCCGTCGACGCCGCCCGCCGGGTGAGCCTGGGAGAAGGGTGTACGCCGATGGTCCCGGTCGACTGGGCCGGCCGACGCGTGCACTTCAAGCTGGAGTGGTTCAACCCGACCTCCAGCTTCAAGGACCGGGGCGTATCGGTGATGATGTCCCACCTCGTGGCGCACGGCGCCGATCGCGTCCTCGAGGACAGTTCGGGCAACGGCGGTTCTGCGGTGGCCGCCTACGCCGCCGCTGCCGGCATCCGAGCCAAGGTGATCGTTCCCGCCCTCACCTCGGAGGCCAAGATCCTCCAAACCCGCGCCTACGGAGCGGAGGTCGAGCTGGTGGGCGGTACCCGCGACGAGGTCGCGGACGAGGCGATCCGCCAGTCGGAGCAGATCCCCTACGCCAGCCACAACTGGCACCCCATGTTCCTCCAGGGCACCAAGACCATCGCCTACGAGATGTGGGAGTCCCTCGGCTTCACCGCACCCGACAACGTCGTCCTGGTGGCCGGCGCGGGCAGCAACATCCTCGGGTGCGACCTCGCCTTCGGCGAGCTGCTCGAGGCGGGCCAGATCGACCGGCGCCCGCGCCTGTTCGTCGGGCAGCCCGAGCACTGGGCGACCATTGCCGACACGTTCAACGGCATCGCCCCCTCCAGCCGCGGCGAGCGGGTACCGACGATCGCCGAGGGCGCGTCGATCGCCCGCCCGGTCCGACTGCCGGAGGCCGTGGCGGCCATCCGCCGCTCCGATGGCGCCGCCTACGCCGTCCCGGAGGCGGGGATTCACACCGCGGTCCGTGCGCTGAGCGCGCGAGGCCTGTACGCCGAGCCGACCAGCAGCGTTGCCGCGGCAGCCCTCGACCACTTCCTCGCGACGGGCGACATCGCGCCGGGCGAGACGACCGTGGTCGTCCTCACCGGTGCGGGGCTGAAGTCCGCCGAGCAGCTGGCCTCGGTCTTCGCCGGGCCCAGCGACTGA
- a CDS encoding IS5 family transposase gives MTPHTGYPSDLSDERDERWELTAPVLAARRARRRRDALDIGRPPEHDLRQIMNAILYVDRTGIPWRYLPHDFAPWATTYGYFTTWQQDGVFEQLTGLLPLLVREAEGRGPRARALRPHAGLPDHQDLRQRAPRRPGHDAGKRITGRKRHLGCDTLGLLLTVLVTAASVSDTAAGATLLSRIAAAHPRVTKARVDAGYRTTAINHGARLGIDVHPVQRPPGVRGFTIIARRWTIERSIGWLMHHRRLTRDTTTTTSRERLKKSGTETAANGVFAVVTMKDKAMTGVPADEVAPISGGGWSWIAPDGEAVGFDSGNSTSITVDKYNNADAVQPGTYQWRLQAFDLTPARAKGGTLIYVDGEESAHRWKIPATDSGPRAGELKKQLAE, from the coding sequence ATGACCCCGCACACCGGGTATCCCAGCGACCTGTCCGATGAACGCGATGAACGCTGGGAGCTGACCGCACCCGTACTCGCCGCCCGGCGGGCCCGGCGCCGCCGCGATGCCCTGGACATCGGCCGGCCGCCCGAGCACGACCTGCGACAGATCATGAATGCCATCCTGTACGTGGACCGCACCGGGATCCCCTGGCGATATCTGCCGCACGATTTCGCCCCCTGGGCCACGACGTACGGCTACTTCACCACGTGGCAACAGGACGGCGTGTTCGAACAGCTCACCGGCCTGCTGCCGCTCCTGGTCCGGGAGGCCGAGGGCCGCGGGCCGCGGGCCCGAGCCCTCCGCCCGCATGCTGGACTCCCAGACCATCAAGACCTCCGCCAACGTGCACCTCGCCGACCAGGGCACGACGCGGGCAAACGCATCACCGGCCGCAAGCGCCATCTCGGCTGCGACACGTTGGGTCTGCTGCTGACCGTGCTGGTCACCGCGGCCAGCGTGTCCGACACCGCGGCCGGCGCCACCCTGCTGTCCCGCATCGCCGCCGCCCACCCGCGGGTGACCAAGGCACGGGTGGACGCCGGCTACCGCACCACCGCCATCAACCACGGCGCCCGCCTCGGCATCGACGTCCACCCCGTCCAACGCCCGCCGGGCGTCCGCGGGTTCACCATCATTGCGCGCCGCTGGACCATCGAGCGCAGCATCGGCTGGCTCATGCACCACCGCAGACTCACCCGCGACACCACCACGACGACGTCCCGCGAGCGGCTGAAGAAGAGCGGCACGGAGACTGCGGCGAACGGCGTCTTCGCAGTGGTCACGATGAAGGACAAGGCCATGACCGGGGTACCGGCGGACGAGGTGGCGCCGATCAGCGGCGGGGGCTGGTCGTGGATCGCCCCGGACGGGGAGGCGGTCGGCTTCGACAGCGGCAACTCGACGAGCATCACCGTCGACAAGTACAACAACGCGGATGCGGTGCAGCCGGGCACCTACCAGTGGCGTCTCCAGGCGTTCGACCTCACGCCCGCCCGGGCGAAAGGCGGCACCCTGATCTACGTGGACGGCGAGGAGAGCGCCCACCGCTGGAAGATTCCCGCTACCGACTCCGGGCCGCGCGCCGGCGAGCTGAAGAAGCAGCTCGCGGAGTAG